One window of the Leishmania infantum JPCM5 genome chromosome 28 genome contains the following:
- a CDS encoding putative propionyl-coa carboxylase beta chain — protein MRRLRCGVVFAAMGVGGMSSTQLTKEFDRHTHKPTTAEKSRHKKKRLTAMERVQLFCDPGTFRERDALVEHECHNFGMEKRRVPGDGFVTGAGKVFGRPVFLFSHDFTVFGGSLSGSNAAKVVRIMEEAAKIGVPVIGFNN, from the coding sequence atGCGCCGGTTGCGATGTGGGGTGGTTTTCGCGGCCATGGGTGTGGGCGGGATGAGCTCCACGCAGCTAACAAAGGAATTTgaccgccacacacacaagccgACCACCGCTGAGAAGTCACGTCACAAGAAGAAGCGCCTGACTGCCATGGAGCGCGTGCAGCTCTTCTGCGACCCCGGCACGTTCCGCGAGCGTGATGCCCTGGTTGAGCACGAGTGCCACAATTTCGGcatggagaagaggagggtgcCTGGTGACGGCTTCGTTACGGGTGCGGGCAAAGTCTTTGGCCGCCCTGTGTTTCTCTTCTCGCACGACTTTACGGTGTTCGGCGGCTCTCTCTCCGGCTCCAACGCCGCCAAAGTGGTGCGCATCATggaggaggccgccaagATCGGCGTGCCAGTGATCGGCTTCAACAATTAA
- a CDS encoding putative propionyl-coa carboxylase beta chain yields MVRFADAFNIPIITFVDVPGFLPGVQQEYGGIIRHGAKLLYAYAEATVPKVTIITRKAYGGAYDVMSSKHLRGDSNYAWPRAEIAVMGAAGACKLLYSKETAEQQAQRIADYEKAFCTPLSAARKGFVDAVIDPSETRMRVCEDLERLSRKQLRNPWKKHGNIPL; encoded by the coding sequence ATGGTGCGTTTTGCCGATGCCTTCAACATCCCGATCATCACCTTCGTAGACGTCCCCGGATTCTTGCCTGGCGTGCAGCAGGAATACGGCGGCATCATTCGCCACGGTGCGAAGCTGCTGTACGCCTACGCTGAGGCGACTGTCCCGAAGGTGACAATCATTACGCGCAAGGCGTACGGTGGCGCCTACGATGTGATGAGCTCGAAACACCTCCGTGGCGACAGCAACTACGCCTGGCCGCGCGCCGAGATTGCCGTCAtgggcgccgccggcgcatgCAAGCTTCTGTACTCgaaggagacggcggagcagcaggcgcagcgtaTCGCCGATTACGAGAAGGCCTTCTGTACACCGCTGTCGGCCGCTCGAAAGGGATTCGTGGATGCGGTGATTGACCCCAGCGAGAcccgcatgcgcgtgtgcgaggaCCTGGAGCGCCTGTCCCGCAAGCAGCTCCGCAATCCATGGAAGAAGCACGGTAACATTCCGCTGTAA